GCTGACACAATGGCAATGGATAGAACACTGTACTAGCATAATCTAAATTAGATAGGATCAAACTCTCTACTAACTGCTTTTTCACACGGAACTGTGCTAGGTTACGTAACTTCTTCAGCACCGCCAGCGCTCCATAGCAAGATGTTACTAGTTCACTAATATGAATATTCCACGCTAAGTGTTCTTGCATATGGACGCCTAGCAGTTTGGTGcttgtcataataataataataataataataataattataataatattttaagatGAGGCCTCCAttcacccgaaagtggttttcaggagGGTCCTctaggaaaaaaataaaaaatacattaaaaataaaaacaccaGTTAAAGAACTAAGGCTAAAAACTAAGAACCAATGTTAAAAGAACTAGCTAGAGATTAAAATGGTTCAATAAAAACTGTTTTAGTTTGAGTTTAAACATCGTTTTTGGCAGTAGTCTTTTGAGCTCACTCGGCAGTAAGGTCCAATCATTAATTGCTTTATAATATGTTTTTTGAATATGTTTTGTACCTGTTTCCCGTTACCCGTAGAAAAGGCCTGCCCAATGCACCTGCGGAGAAACGTTCCGTGTATCACTGGCAAACAGGCCAACTAATACCTATTTTTGTCTTCCAGTAGAAGCAGTGTTTCGTCACGTTTCTTTTGCAGGTAATATCATTAAACGATTCAGAGCAAGAGGTTGCTCGTTTGGTGGGAGCCACAGAAAGCATTTTATCAAGAAAAGCTTCCGGTTTAAGAGTCAAGAAGGTATTTTAAAGTCAGTATTATAAAATTTGATCTGTAGCGATCTTCGCAAATTGGCGAGATTCACGCTTGTTTATTcgcctttttcatttttttttaacaactgtCGTTTGTAAATATCCAgatatttttttatcaattaTTTTTTGCCAGCCATGTTTCCTTTTATTGTGTTAACATAAAGAAGTTGACTTCGCGATGgaattattctttatttttccttgtatTGTTCTTTAGAACGATAGGGACAGCGAGACACCATTGAAGCGTTTCTATTTGACCCTCATTCTTCATAAACTGATGAAAGAACACACGATCTGGGAAACAGCTGCTGTTTTTAATGTGACCAGAGGTTTTGTTCAGAATCTGTTGACTTCAGCTTCGTCGTTTGCCTCATGTATGGTGCATTTCACGCGCGTAAGTTGAACACGTTATCTCCAACTGCACGAGTCCATTTTagaaaaaaacagctattaGCAAAGGGGAGATGTTCGAGCTCTAGAAATATAGACTGTGTCAAGACTTCCAAACATGGAAATACTTGTTACTTATACTCAATTGTGATTCAATCACTTAGGAACTGAATGAATTTTGGGGCCTGAATCTATTGCTGGAGGCAATGGTAAAGAAGCTATCTTTCACCGCAAGTTTGGAACTCATTCCTCTTATGGAAGTCCCTGGTGTGAAGCAGGTTAGTGGAGATATCTCGCACTTGTTgtaaatgttattgttgattaCTTGCTCGTTCCTGTACTTGATCCTTTAGAGCTCTGTTTTCTGCGGCAATTACCAGTGGCTTTGTGCTTGAGGATTACACCGTGTAGAGGACTTAATGTCCCTTCGTGTAGGGACCACTTCCAGTTATCGTGTTGCGTTAGGTTGACCTGTAAATGAAGTATTTTTATCGCGAAGCCGATAGACGAAAGGCACTTGTTTAGCAGTAGTTTGGAGCCATTAAATCTTAAAGCACACCCCGAGACTGCAAGTAAAACACCACACCTTGCAATTGACATTGCCGCGCATGATAATCGTGTGTTGGATTTCAGTGCGCTAGAAGAATGAAGCTTGTTGTTTAATAGAACTCGACGATGCTTCAACTAAACTTTTTTTCCATTGTTATCAAGGAGTTCCCTCTGTCTCTTAATTTGAAGTTTTCTTCCAGGCTCGTGCTCGTCAGCTATTTAAAGCAGGTTACAAGAGCCTCAGTAGCCTGGCCTGGGCTGATTTAAGTGAGCTGTTGTCCAGGATCGAACATTTATCGAGGCGACAGGCCAATCAGATCGTGTCAGCTGCTAAGGTAACAACATTTCTTTGTGAATATCCAGTCAGTTATTAATATATACAATGTACATCATTTATTTGTAACACCATGGTCGCACCTGCTCACCCATCAGCCAGAATTAGCGGCCTATTCTTGCGCGACATCATGGCTTGCAAACTCTGTAGACTGCCTAAAGGAAACGCACACCCTAAGTGTGTTGTTACTTGGATCATCTGCACCAGGGgaccgtttctcaaaagtcccgaaacttttcgggcctttTTCGGATGCCACAATTTTCCTCTGTGTCTTCGCAATTCCAAGGTCCTAAGCCAACAAACTTCGCAATActccttgttttttcttttatttagaaaacatgttaaaagatcaacttttcaaatcaagcggattacagtttgacaactggctttaggggcccgaaaagttatcgggactttcgagaaacaggcccccaGAACGGTGTCTTGGTTCTCCCTTTCATGTCAATAATAAAGGCCATTGTGGGATTGTGATTTAGTTTTTGGCATGTGTATATAATGTCTCTACCTTGTCCTTACCAGACGTCCTGTGACTATTGGGAaacattgtttcaatattttgaGGCAGCGCTGAAAGCATAGGAGTTCTTTATCTCGTTGCTGATCTGggccctgtttctcaaaagtcccgagaactttgcgggcccgaaaagccattcgtaaaagtacgacctgcttattctgtaaagctggtcttttcatatgttgtaaagggaataaaaacaaaaataactgcaaagtttcgtgcctcgagacgccttcgttttgaagatacatagagaattatgtcacccgaaatacgcccgaaacgtttcgggacttttgagaaacaggcccctggccgGCGAAACAAGCGTTTCCGCAATGGATTTCAGTGACGCGAAAGGAGAACAACTACAGTCTAATGAGAAAATGCAGTAATTCAGACTATTTTAACATAGTTGACGTTTGAGTCTTTTCATTGCATAAAGATGCTGTTGGAAGAGAAAGCTGACGCTTTAAGGGAAGAGGCAGAAGAATTGTCGTCTATTCCTAAAGAATTACAGAAAATGGATCCAGACGGCTGACTGTCTGAAGATTAAATGGTCAATTTACATTCTGGTTGTGTATAGATATATAAATGGCAATAGTTATTATCAAAGTTTTCAAGAACGCGTATTTATTGAAAAAGTTACTTTATGAACTGACTGACGGATTCGAGCCGAAGGTGTGACTGCAGGTACGATCCTAACCCTGTGTAAAATgatgaaagcaaaaataaaagaagaggGAAAGAAGCGCTATTTTTCCTTTGGTGTTAAAGAAATTGAGGGTTGCATTTCAACGTAAGCCAAGTTCGTAAAATTGCTTGAAAGAACATTCTGCCTCTGCAGCACATAATGCAATATACATTACGCGTGTTGGATGAAAACATATTTCGCTTACAGGAGTAAGCAGAGTGGAAACAATTCGTATTTGTTTTGCGAACGTGAGCCAAAGTTGCTTCAAAAAATGGTCTCCTTGACGGCCAATTTATGCTGAATTGTTGCAGTCAGACGAAGAAATCAAACCTTCTGTCACCCAACTGACGTTTTGGCGTCTCATACATATATAGATGTAGATGAAGAAGGGTAATCACATGTAGCGACGATTAAGATCACCTTAAGACTTGTATTTAATTGGGTCACTAGCACCTATAAGGTAAATTGCAGCTGGAAATTCCATGTACGCTTTAATTGTTTAGAGACTTCAAACAACTAATAGGACTTAATTAAAAAGGACAGGTCCATAAAAGAGTAATAAAGCCCCTGTCAACATTCATTATCAATAGATGCTAATTTTTTATGTCAACTTGCGCAAATAATTGCTCAGTATGCGGCCTTTCGACTGCGTGTGGACAGCTAATCCAGAGCAGTCTTGAATAAGTTACCCAGTTAAACACTTTGTGATATGTCGAGAAACCCACACCTACTGCCTGCGGAAAGACGAAAGAGGGTCCAAGTTCAGAACTGTATAGAGGATAAGTTCCTGAGGCAGAAATTGGACTccatttcaaaagaaaaacattacATCGACAGAGAGCTAAGACGCATTTCTTTAGCTAAGGAAAGCTTGCTAGAAAGCCTTGATCGGTTCAATTCGATACCTAGATCAACACACAAGCGTTTGAGTTTACCATGTTTGCGTGATGGTCCAAAGAAAGAGCATGAAACAACACCTATTTGCGCGTCAATCCCGCCCCTCGAAGCTCTACCGCATCAAGCGCTAAAGAATAGACAACGCGCAAGCCGACGAAGCTGTGACCAGTCTGTATTTCAAAAGAGAAAAGATGAGCAGAGTATTGAAGGAAAGTATGAGCAACAAAGAAAAGTTGATCGTCTTCAGCGTGCCCAGGGAGTAAGTGAATTTCGTGTGGCGAGTCCAGTCACagcttcattaattttgtcggGAAAGATTGACAAGAACAAAACTGCGAGTGAAAGAACGACGTGTACCTCGCGCGGTAACATAGCGGCTAAGGCAAAGCAGACAAAGACACCTCTTCGTTTACCCGAGGTAACCGATACTCCCACAAGAAGTGACTTAAATCCCACAAGGAAAGCTCCAACGGGGCAATATTGTTCGCAGGATGGTATGCTTGCAACAAACTTAAAAAGCAAATTTCGTCAAATTGGTTCGATTGTTATGGCAACCGCCATTTTGCGAAATgcagatgaaaagaaaaaaaagtgaaaaacactGAATTGCGCAAATAAGATACCTGCAGCACAAAATGAAATCAGGAGTTTGGAACGGACGGAAAGACAATTGTCAGGATAAATTATCCAATGAACATGTTATTTCAGTTTTGAAATGGAGAAAGCGCAAATAGTTAAGTTGGAAAATATGACGTGCAGGAACAAATTTGGAAGACTTGTCACCAGCAAAGCAGAGTTTTCCAAATGTCCAATTTGGTTAGATTTATACACGATGTAAAAACTTAGAGTACACAGTTCATACAATTCACGTTTAAACATTAAAATTCACTCTGTAATTGCGGTCCAATGTGTATTTACAAATCTACAATTAAGTGGGAATGTTGTCATCATCCATGTTATCACTGCAAAAAAGGAAACGGACGAGAACGGGTGAGTTCAATGCGGTTGGTCCCAATTTTGAGGTTTCTCACCCAATCAATTCAGTGCTGGTTGGCTACCCATTTGACTATTATTCTTTGGTAATGGCCACTGACACAACGCGCAGCGCGCTACACAAGTTCGTGGAGGTTCGGATGTCATTgtatgtttattttatttgaacagGGGCGTACACACTCGTAGGGAAACACCGTGAAGACATAACGAAGCTGGtatttcgagcgttaacccttcttcagagcgaatagaagGACTGTAAGatgcgtattttttttttcatatatttgGGGATGAAGGAGCCATGCCATCGGTGTTGGTTTCCGCAAACATCTTCGTGACGCCGGAGAAGATGACAAACACACTTCCAAACCAACGTCCCGAAcccacaacatgacaatttgcgATCTTTCCGGTAACAAAGGAGCAAACTCTTATCTTTGTACTCAACACTCTGAACCTTCAAGGAATCATTTAATGCTTCTCGTTCAACTCTTCTATTTGTATGCGCAAATCACCACTTTCCCACCAATGGCATAACTCCTCCATCCCCTATATCAGCACACACAACCCACAATCCATCTAGAGTTAAaactcgaaaggtcagcttcagaatctaatcggaaagtgacgatgaagggctaatgctcgaaacgtcatcttcggaatctaatcggaaagtgacgacgaagggctaacgctcgaaacgtcagcttcacTATCTCTTcgcggtggaaatttgacctttatcaatttgtttgataccaaattgtTGAAAAACAGTTTGGTTTTCGGTAGACAATAACTGTTCAGCGGGAAAACGGTttactgtttaaaaaaaaaacagtttcgaCCAATAACCAATGATGGATGAATTAAGTCACCTAACCAACATGTTTTTGATGAACTCACCGTTACTACAAGCTGagtctttttattttcttcacttGACGTCGGATTCATAAATGACCTTGTTAATTCAAGCGGCGTGCTTT
The nucleotide sequence above comes from Acropora muricata isolate sample 2 chromosome 12, ASM3666990v1, whole genome shotgun sequence. Encoded proteins:
- the LOC136892360 gene encoding calponin homology domain-containing protein DDB_G0272472-like, which gives rise to MSRNPHLLPAERRKRVQVQNCIEDKFLRQKLDSISKEKHYIDRELRRISLAKESLLESLDRFNSIPRSTHKRLSLPCLRDGPKKEHETTPICASIPPLEALPHQALKNRQRASRRSCDQSVFQKRKDEQSIEGKYEQQRKVDRLQRAQGVSEFRVASPVTASLILSGKIDKNKTASERTTCTSRGNIAAKAKQTKTPLRLPEVTDTPTRSDLNPTRKAPTGQYCSQDGMLATNLKSKFRQIGSIVMATAILRNADEKKKK